The proteins below are encoded in one region of Sulfolobus sp. A20:
- a CDS encoding TIGR00304 family membrane protein, whose amino-acid sequence MNEYLFYAGLAIIFISIILLLAGSIYESRKSSNRQENNKQRTEVGGVIFIGPIPIVFGSSKGIAKWMIILAIILFIIMVVFYILY is encoded by the coding sequence ATGAATGAGTATTTATTTTATGCGGGATTAGCAATAATCTTCATAAGTATAATATTATTGTTAGCTGGATCCATTTATGAAAGCAGAAAGAGTAGTAATAGGCAAGAAAATAATAAGCAAAGAACTGAAGTAGGAGGAGTAATTTTTATTGGACCTATTCCCATAGTATTTGGATCATCAAAAGGTATAGCTAAATGGATGATAATTTTAGCAATTATTCTATTTATAATAATGGTGGTTTTCTACATACTATACTAA
- a CDS encoding ATP-dependent endonuclease, whose amino-acid sequence MKITEFYVSNFRSLSEVNLKDLGGFNIVVGYNGYGKTNLLSSIYLFVRNLSAGIEKRSVEDRNQDLILIWQGYNVNKPVILGGKVEFSPEEAAKIIGKNQKVTLEVVNKIRYVNNYVEWSLDTLYVNGSPPGEDDLKIAKKLAEYASQSIEYVPIFDQTYFDEILRRMTDMNKSPINLRKYWYDFVNLVSATIPEIRGMEFWDGRRLVLNVYNLPIYIDLAASGFQRVILMLFIIWLSGNKILLVEEPEVNMHPTLQAKIMKLIKNWTDNGILQAFLTTHSPYIVEMSADSYIVMRRINGSSTAITVKPTQDLRSSINLLNTNLSDILFSRIIILTSELAEPAVIINWLKRLNIDVEDHGIGIFKVSSDIELQNWLRLRNTLNLDIIFFGLCDKIDISLRDYCVPLGYEVENFYSKQALLEVLRKLGISLDEKEIRDLGKEDNLRWLVNVLKKRGIEYDKIRMPIGRLITSIDTTEIPKEVEMLAVKIKSLQAEL is encoded by the coding sequence GTGAAGATTACTGAGTTTTACGTGTCAAATTTTAGAAGTCTTAGTGAAGTTAATTTGAAGGACCTAGGAGGATTTAACATTGTAGTTGGATATAATGGTTATGGGAAAACTAACTTACTCTCCTCAATCTACTTATTTGTTAGAAATCTTTCAGCTGGTATTGAGAAAAGATCAGTAGAGGACAGAAACCAAGACCTAATACTAATCTGGCAAGGATATAATGTTAATAAGCCAGTGATTTTAGGCGGTAAGGTAGAGTTCTCGCCAGAGGAAGCTGCGAAAATCATTGGAAAAAACCAAAAGGTAACATTAGAAGTCGTAAATAAGATAAGATATGTTAACAATTACGTAGAGTGGAGTTTAGATACGCTATACGTCAATGGCTCGCCCCCAGGTGAAGACGATTTAAAAATTGCTAAAAAACTAGCTGAGTATGCGTCCCAATCAATAGAATATGTTCCAATTTTCGATCAAACATACTTCGATGAGATACTGAGAAGAATGACAGACATGAATAAGTCTCCAATAAACTTGAGGAAATATTGGTATGATTTTGTAAATTTAGTGAGTGCTACAATACCAGAGATTAGAGGAATGGAATTTTGGGATGGAAGAAGACTAGTTCTAAATGTTTACAACTTACCAATATATATCGATCTGGCTGCCAGTGGATTCCAAAGAGTAATTCTAATGTTATTTATAATATGGTTAAGCGGTAACAAAATACTATTAGTTGAAGAACCAGAAGTTAACATGCATCCTACCCTCCAAGCTAAAATTATGAAACTTATAAAGAATTGGACAGATAATGGAATTTTGCAAGCTTTCCTAACAACCCACTCTCCATACATTGTAGAAATGTCTGCTGATAGCTACATTGTGATGAGAAGAATTAACGGCAGTTCTACTGCTATAACTGTAAAACCTACCCAAGATTTAAGAAGTTCCATAAATCTACTTAATACGAACTTAAGTGATATTCTCTTTAGTAGAATTATCATATTAACGAGCGAACTAGCAGAACCAGCAGTCATCATAAATTGGTTAAAGAGGCTAAACATAGATGTAGAGGATCATGGCATAGGCATATTTAAAGTATCATCTGATATAGAATTACAAAATTGGTTAAGATTAAGGAATACGTTAAACCTTGATATAATCTTCTTTGGACTTTGCGATAAAATAGATATCTCACTAAGGGATTATTGCGTTCCATTGGGATATGAGGTGGAGAACTTTTATAGTAAGCAAGCCCTACTGGAGGTTTTAAGAAAGTTAGGAATAAGTTTGGATGAAAAAGAAATTAGAGACTTAGGTAAAGAAGATAACTTGAGATGGTTAGTAAATGTTTTGAAAAAACGTGGGATAGAATATGATAAAATAAGAATGCCTATAGGTAGATTAATTACGAGTATAGATACCACAGAAATACCAAAAGAAGTAGAAATGTTAGCGGTTAAGATTAAATCCCTCCAGGCTGAGCTATAA
- the cysS gene encoding cysteine--tRNA ligase: protein MVIKIFNTLGRTLEEFKPVERNVVKMYVCGPTVYDFIHIGHGRTFVVYDAISRYLRLRGYTVIRVQNITDIDDKIIKKSQETGKDWREIVDYYSKDYIDALGQLKIKIDIHPRVTQHIKEIIDFVQRLIDKGHAYVSNSGSVYFDVNSYPHYGELSGAKREEWNQEEEFIKEKKNPYDFALWKAWKPGEPYWDSPWGKGRPGWHIECSTMSTRYLGEKFDIHGGGSDLIFPHHENERAQTESLTGERWVSYWVHVAFLTIKKEKMSKSLGNIIPLNEALKKWGPSVLRYWYLSSHYRSPIDFSEEALNQASNSLQRIKDSIAVLRSIISEGPKFYAKDEDIKVQQDILKYLDMFHQSMSNDFDTATALSHIHEIVSLIFSKLQYSRDFLGAMLAFEALKQFNDVFGVMDEEFYPSYEKISKIIDSVIEIRNELRKMRMYEISDKIREELLKSGIRILDSKDKSTWRFE, encoded by the coding sequence ATGGTCATAAAAATATTTAATACGTTAGGAAGAACGCTTGAGGAGTTTAAGCCTGTAGAGCGAAACGTTGTAAAGATGTATGTTTGTGGACCCACCGTTTATGACTTCATTCACATAGGTCACGGGAGAACTTTCGTAGTCTATGACGCTATCTCTAGATATTTGAGACTAAGGGGATATACTGTGATAAGAGTCCAAAATATCACTGATATTGACGATAAGATAATTAAGAAGTCTCAAGAAACTGGAAAAGATTGGAGAGAAATTGTAGACTATTACTCTAAGGATTATATAGATGCGTTGGGGCAATTAAAGATTAAGATTGATATACACCCTAGAGTTACCCAACACATTAAGGAAATAATAGACTTCGTTCAAAGACTAATAGATAAGGGTCACGCTTACGTGAGTAATAGTGGAAGCGTATACTTTGATGTTAACAGTTATCCTCATTATGGGGAGCTCTCGGGAGCAAAAAGGGAAGAATGGAATCAAGAGGAGGAATTCATTAAAGAAAAGAAGAATCCTTATGATTTTGCCTTATGGAAAGCGTGGAAACCAGGGGAGCCTTATTGGGACTCTCCTTGGGGAAAAGGAAGACCTGGATGGCATATAGAGTGCTCTACCATGTCAACTAGATACTTAGGAGAAAAATTCGATATTCACGGAGGTGGTTCTGATTTAATATTTCCTCATCATGAAAATGAGAGAGCTCAAACTGAGTCGTTAACTGGAGAAAGATGGGTTTCCTATTGGGTTCATGTCGCCTTCTTAACTATTAAGAAGGAGAAGATGAGTAAATCATTAGGTAATATAATTCCTTTAAATGAAGCGTTAAAGAAATGGGGTCCATCAGTACTGAGATATTGGTATTTGTCATCACATTATAGGTCCCCGATAGATTTCTCAGAGGAAGCTTTAAACCAAGCTTCAAACTCCCTACAGAGGATTAAAGATTCTATTGCAGTTTTAAGGTCAATAATTTCTGAAGGACCTAAGTTTTATGCTAAAGACGAGGATATAAAGGTTCAGCAAGATATACTGAAATACCTCGATATGTTCCATCAATCTATGAGTAACGATTTTGATACCGCTACTGCCTTATCTCATATTCATGAAATAGTTAGTTTAATATTTTCTAAGTTACAGTACAGCAGAGATTTCTTAGGAGCGATGCTGGCATTTGAAGCCCTAAAACAATTTAATGACGTCTTTGGAGTAATGGATGAGGAATTCTATCCGTCATATGAAAAAATCTCAAAAATAATTGATAGCGTTATAGAAATTAGGAATGAGCTGAGAAAAATGAGAATGTATGAAATATCGGATAAGATCAGGGAGGAGCTTTTAAAATCAGGTATTAGAATATTAGATAGTAAAGATAAGTCTACTTGGAGATTTGAGTAA
- a CDS encoding NUDIX hydrolase, which produces MDRPIVAVGCFVKINDSVLLVKRGHPPNEDLWAIPGGKVEFGETLQEALKREMKEETGLDVNVKDLIALVEIIHKNYHYVILDFECEPIGGKLLASSDAKEVKLIPLKELEKVKMTDTTYDMLKRYVNNEKKPYYITQISK; this is translated from the coding sequence ATGGATAGACCAATTGTAGCAGTAGGTTGCTTTGTGAAAATAAACGACTCTGTACTTTTAGTTAAAAGAGGTCATCCTCCAAATGAAGATCTATGGGCAATCCCGGGTGGAAAAGTAGAGTTTGGAGAAACTTTACAAGAGGCATTAAAAAGAGAAATGAAGGAAGAGACCGGATTAGACGTTAATGTGAAAGACTTGATAGCATTAGTTGAAATTATACATAAAAATTATCATTACGTAATTTTGGATTTTGAGTGTGAACCAATAGGTGGCAAACTATTAGCCTCAAGTGACGCTAAAGAAGTTAAGCTCATCCCATTAAAGGAATTAGAAAAAGTCAAGATGACCGATACTACTTACGATATGCTTAAGAGATATGTTAACAACGAGAAGAAACCCTACTATATTACTCAAATCTCCAAGTAG